Genomic DNA from Solanum dulcamara chromosome 4, daSolDulc1.2, whole genome shotgun sequence:
CCTCTACTCTCAGCAAATTCGCCGGCGTACGATGGACCCTTTGCTTCCCATATCCCAAAACCCAAATCCCTTTATACAGTAACTGCAATATCTAAAACTAAAAGCGAAACAAGAATCAACAACAAGGCTGAGGACGACTATCATGCTACCCTCAAAGCTCTCAATTCTAAAGGTCGTTTTCCAAGAAAGTCACTTGGGCAGGTATTTACCGATTCCTGACTCTAATTTCATTCTATTTCAGTAGATGGGTATTGTTCATTGGGGCATTTCATCGAACAGAGCAGTGGGTATGATTGAGCGAGCtgatgtttgttgtttttcGGCTCCGTAGTGAAGTGAATAGAGAAATGGGTATGATTGAGTGAGTTTGGTGTTTCATGTTTTTCTAATTGTATTGTTAATTGTAGCATTACATGCTGAATTCGGAGGTAAATGATCAACTAGTTGCTGCTGCGGATGTGCAAGAAGGAGATTTGGTGGTTGAAATTGGGCCTGGTACCGGTTCCCTGACCAATGTTCTTGTCAATTCTGGTGCTACTGTCCTTGCGATTGAAAAGGTTTATTCTTTTTCACTATCAATATACTTCTGAtagttttttatttgttttgccCGCTCATAGAGTAAATGTTAGGAGTCTTTTAGTCTGTTAGAAGAGTTTTGTATGTCAATATAAAGATAAGTTTTAGATTTTAAGACAAATTAgttactattttaatgacatgtGTTTAAATAGAATGGAATGGCTACAATCATCTAGCTTGGGATTAAAGCATAGTGAGTGTATGCCCATGCGAGTGTGTGTATATGTGTGTTGTGTAATAGAATAACCATATAACGTTGGCAAATGCTAAGACGTAACAAACTTTGAGGAAATATATCTTTACATGAACAGTTACGAGAAAAAAGAAAGCTTTTTCtatcttttgtttttttcttctgtTTTTCCTTCTGGTTTCTTTTTACTGTTGACACAATTGTTCTCTTTTTCAATGATTTAAGGATCCCTACATGGCAGCCCTTGTAACAGAGAGATTTTCCAGTCTAGACTGTATAAAGGTAACAATTTTAGTTCAGTTTCCTCCAGTTTGAATACAGGATTAAAAGTTAATATTTGAGAATATAGTTCCTTACCCAATATAGAGTGTTCTTCTAGTGTAAAAGGAGATAAATGTACTTGGTTTACGTTATGCTTCAGTGGCTTCTTTTGCAAAGAAATATATAAATGTGATAATGTGACCACTGCATCTATAGGTCTTGCAAGAGGACTTCACAAAATGTCATATACGCTCCCATTTGTCCACAGTTTCACAAAGTGGAGGAAATTTTTCAGGTGTGAAACCGAAATATGCAAAGGTGAGGACCTGTATTCATTTCTCAAGTTCTTCCTTTGAATCTTGGTATAGGAATCTGTTGTTCTTATTCTCGACACTTTTGGCCTTAAATTATGTGTTTCTAATGCAAATTACCAACGTCTTCAATATCATGCTAACATGAGATGTATATTCCTTTCCTTATTGCAGGTAGTCTCCAATCTACCTTTTAACATAAGTACAGAAGTAATTAAGAAACTTCTTCCCATGGGTGATATCTTCTCAGAAGTAGTTTTGTTACTCCAGGTTTGTATTGCCAGTTTAAATATGCTTCCACATTAATTGATCCCTAATGCCAAAAATAGGTTGTAGGAATTATTTGTTATTGGGAATGGTAGTAcagttctctttttcttcttgaacGGACAACTTATGTTGTGCATCAGAGACTGTTGGTTGTTCTGTGTTTTGTCATACTTTTTACGATCTGCCACTCCTTATTCTCAATTCAAATTCACCAATTAGATGGAAAAGATTATAGGCTGAAGCAATAGGACTAAAATTTCTTTGACTCAGTCCAAGCTTTGCATCTCAAATTTTTAACGGTTCGCTAACGACCTGTATGATTTCTTTTGATAGATCACAGAACTAAGCAAGCTTCTTTGTAATGCCTGTGCATGTTTAGAGTGAGTAATGTTGGTTGCCATAGAGGTTGCCTTGGGTCTTGTCATTTTTCTTATGCCCCATCCATTTTGTTATTGTGAAAGATTCTGtgatttctttttcattttatatgcCCAAATTTTCATTACGGAACACCAAGTTAGTGTCAAAAATATGTCCAAGTTGTTTTGTATGACAACCCAAGCC
This window encodes:
- the LOC129886633 gene encoding ribosomal RNA small subunit methyltransferase, chloroplastic translates to MPSLLHPLLPLSSTPKPLLSANSPAYDGPFASHIPKPKSLYTVTAISKTKSETRINNKAEDDYHATLKALNSKGRFPRKSLGQHYMLNSEVNDQLVAAADVQEGDLVVEIGPGTGSLTNVLVNSGATVLAIEKDPYMAALVTERFSSLDCIKVLQEDFTKCHIRSHLSTVSQSGGNFSGVKPKYAKVVSNLPFNISTEVIKKLLPMGDIFSEVVLLLQEEAAARMVDSSLGSSDYRPINIFINFYSDPEYKFKVPRTNFFPQPKVDAAVVSFRLKQPVDYPPVSSAKSFFSMVNCAFNGKRKMLRKTLQHICSSLEIEEALVSAGLPSTSRPEELALNDFVRLHNSIVKP